In Prosthecochloris sp. GSB1, the following proteins share a genomic window:
- a CDS encoding rubrerythrin family protein, which produces MDQHLSEHLDESISLELNIARLYTLFHDLFPDDEDFWWQLAIEERNHAALLRNEKKASHSAAGAVPENLLAKDLESLKIANAGVAALVERYRTTSPGREEAFRTAYTLENSIGEVHFQEFMDRKSCSLSDELFRQLNQEDKDHAERIRHYMQEHGITAEAYI; this is translated from the coding sequence ATGGACCAGCACCTGTCGGAACATCTCGACGAATCCATCTCCCTCGAACTCAATATAGCCCGCCTCTACACTCTTTTCCACGACCTCTTCCCTGATGACGAAGACTTCTGGTGGCAACTGGCGATCGAGGAAAGAAATCACGCAGCACTGCTGCGCAACGAAAAAAAGGCGTCCCATTCAGCGGCAGGGGCGGTACCTGAGAACCTTCTTGCAAAAGACCTCGAGTCGCTGAAGATTGCAAATGCAGGAGTCGCCGCCCTCGTGGAGCGCTACAGGACAACCTCGCCAGGCAGGGAAGAAGCGTTCAGAACGGCCTACACCCTCGAAAATTCGATCGGCGAAGTCCATTTCCAGGAATTCATGGACAGAAAGTCCTGCTCGCTCTCGGATGAACTGTTCCGCCAGCTCAACCAGGAAGACAAAGATCACGCCGAGCGCATCAGACACTACATGCAGGAACACGGCATCACCGCCGAAGCTTACATTTAG
- a CDS encoding 4Fe-4S binding protein, which produces MALYITEECTYCAACEAECPQQAISAGDDIYVIDPNACNECEGLDAQACVEVCPAECIVQG; this is translated from the coding sequence ATGGCACTCTACATTACCGAAGAATGCACCTACTGCGCGGCATGCGAAGCCGAATGCCCGCAACAAGCCATCTCGGCGGGAGACGACATCTACGTCATCGATCCCAACGCATGCAATGAGTGCGAAGGTCTTGATGCACAGGCCTGCGTCGAGGTCTGCCCCGCCGAATGCATCGTTCAGGGATGA
- a CDS encoding metal-dependent transcriptional regulator codes for MLSESSEMYLQTVFRLCEKNGEVSIGTIAEAMGRSLSTVSEKVKKLTKQGLLVHEWREGVSLSREGERVAGKIMRRRRLIETFLVEMAGYSPYEVHEDACRLEHVVSGRLTQELDRMLGYPQNDPHGHPIPSPEGELGGMTAVPLTVIEPGSRVRVAAISTADVEKMKYIDKLGFQPDGMCRLLDKAPFDGPLRIEIHGKELSIAVSLALYIQVERVS; via the coding sequence ATGCTCAGCGAGTCAAGCGAAATGTATCTGCAGACGGTTTTTCGTCTGTGCGAAAAAAACGGTGAAGTGAGCATCGGAACCATTGCGGAAGCCATGGGGCGCAGTCTTTCGACGGTTTCCGAGAAAGTGAAAAAGCTGACAAAACAGGGGTTGCTTGTTCACGAATGGCGCGAGGGGGTTTCGTTGAGCAGAGAAGGAGAACGTGTCGCAGGCAAGATTATGCGAAGGAGGCGACTGATCGAAACGTTTCTGGTCGAAATGGCGGGGTATTCGCCTTATGAAGTTCACGAAGACGCCTGCCGACTAGAACATGTCGTTTCCGGGCGTTTGACGCAGGAGCTGGACAGAATGCTCGGTTATCCACAAAACGATCCGCATGGTCACCCCATACCTTCTCCCGAAGGGGAACTCGGGGGAATGACGGCCGTTCCTCTTACGGTGATAGAGCCGGGGAGCCGGGTAAGGGTCGCTGCGATCTCCACGGCCGATGTGGAAAAAATGAAATATATCGACAAGCTTGGTTTTCAGCCGGACGGCATGTGCCGTCTTCTGGATAAAGCTCCATTTGACGGTCCTCTGCGGATAGAGATACATGGAAAAGAATTGTCAATCGCCGTTTCCCTGGCGTTGTATATCCAGGTTGAAAGGGTTTCCTGA
- a CDS encoding DUF3793 family protein: MTNKNVSNHHCPVFAEWKKKLVAEDCSGNAFERWLFVQAAGVLYGGKTGELLIVKKEFFPLTEELCRSIIDSFCSSWGLDYKVLVVTSHSLKLIVYSESAVNRRLKRASKKFLHCYLRYPFGLDAVRFLEEVGCRWEETGRIPHEIGIALGYPLKDVWGFMGFRSFRCSGSCGWQIFGDPEPSVRIRSRYEDARRKAEYLLKAA; this comes from the coding sequence ATGACAAATAAAAATGTCTCGAATCATCACTGTCCTGTTTTTGCGGAGTGGAAAAAGAAGCTTGTCGCTGAGGACTGTTCAGGAAACGCCTTTGAACGATGGCTTTTCGTTCAGGCGGCGGGCGTTCTTTACGGAGGGAAAACCGGGGAGTTGCTGATCGTGAAAAAAGAATTTTTTCCTTTGACCGAGGAATTATGCCGCTCCATTATCGACTCTTTCTGCTCTTCGTGGGGATTGGACTACAAGGTCCTTGTTGTCACCAGCCATTCGCTGAAACTTATCGTGTACAGCGAGAGTGCGGTTAACCGGCGTCTGAAAAGGGCGTCGAAGAAGTTTCTTCATTGCTATCTTCGTTATCCGTTCGGGCTCGATGCCGTGAGGTTTCTTGAAGAGGTAGGCTGCAGGTGGGAGGAAACCGGGCGTATTCCGCATGAAATCGGGATTGCGCTCGGCTACCCCCTCAAGGATGTGTGGGGATTCATGGGTTTTCGGAGTTTTCGCTGCAGTGGCAGCTGCGGCTGGCAGATTTTCGGTGATCCCGAACCGTCGGTCAGGATCAGGAGCCGCTATGAAGACGCTCGCCGCAAGGCGGAATATCTGTTGAAGGCGGCATGA